attgatattaaatctatctaattaaaaacattagaATTACATTGAATTTTTACAACCGAAGGCTCACGACAAAAACGAGCCCTAGTGTGTAATCAGCAGTTAAACTCAGTATATAATAAGCCAACTATCtgactataaaatatattcagctatatatttatcatagaCCTTTTACCAGAAAAATTCTCCTCCTCACCAATTTTGACATCGTCCAACATCATTCCTCCCACATCAAACAAtgtcatttttctttatctacACCAACTATTTTCATGTAATGTAAAGATCACACCTATAATAGACAAAGACATCAGTCAAACGCGAAACATGCAAATAATACCTTACCAAACAACGTAGAAGCGAACAAGCTACGCTTTAACTCTACTCATAAACACGAATGTCTTTAACATGTTCTCTGCTACGTGGGTCAGTGGTAACCTATGATAATCATCAATAGTAAGCCTACGTATTTCCACTCCGTGAACAAATGTTTCCTTGatctattatttaaacaatgtaaataaaaaaagagaaacacaaTTCAATGTGTTATCactatttcattaatattcacATACAATGACATAATTTCTAACGCCGCTTTTTGTCAtcagatacattttttatttgtcatGACGTACTTCGAGTatcattttgaataaatagaataaataaaaatatcttttccttattacattatgttaACGTTCTCTTTTCTCATAATTCTCGATAATAATTTAGCTTCGACATTGTAAAACTCTTCTTATGCTTGTTTACAACTTCTATCGGGATATTCGACTTTCTTACAGCGCAAGAGCGTATTAACAAAGCCAAGAAACGCTTCTTCGGAGGAAAGACACTTGCACTGTTGCATCGCGAATGCATCTTAGCACCGTTAGGGGAGAGACTGATCCGCGAATCTCCGACAAGTCTAATGCCAGGTGGGGATGCAACACCCGTGATTTTCCGGCTATATAAAGGCAGATGCACCGTGGATCCTTGGTATCACGTATCGGTCGTTGTTTAAGGACGAAGGGACAGAAAAGTCCAGTTCGCACGAGAAAGTTCTTGCCATGAAGACGGTGGGTTGCTCATCTAGATACAAGAGGAAATCGTAACACGTTAGGCGTCGCTTGAATCCGTTCCGCGTTCTCTCGTTACAGATAGGGAGCAGCCGATGATTTCGGCCCCGCAGACTccgaaatttttttttacgtaACAGTGAAAGTGAAGAGGACTGTGACATTTGTGCGTGTGGCGATGTTTCACGCACCGATGATTAATCGTAATTTCGCCGAGAGACGATAACGGGCCGTTGCGAATCTTGCTTGAAAAATAAGCTTCGAGTTCGGAACCGATTTACCTTAAAGTCGATTACATTTTCCATTGTGATACCGTaaccatatatttttttcaattatattcttCGCATGTGAGCATTGATATGATGTAACATCATCCATGtattgatataatttatccgtattacgttgtacgtaacaCAATAAGGTAGTATCTTGAAACGTTAGACACTCTTCAGGATTTGTTGTTATAGTCTGGTTAATTCGAGTGGTAGAAGAAACCGTTGAAAAAGTCCGGGTTTGAATCGAGTCTCGACAGAACATGCCCAATCGACCGATTACATGCTGGTTACATAATAAAATCGTTGGAACGTCTTCTATGGCAGTGATGAGCCTCAAATTGAGTTGAGATGTACATTGGGTTTCAACATTCACGTTTTGTAACGTGAcacgtaattttataaaaataacatttagcAAATCCGTTGTCGAATTGCGATGTATTTATGTCGAGTAATCGTATTAGAGTATTACAAacgattaatttgtaaatctgGAAGAAGTAGAAGTTAATTTTTTTCCATACAATTCtgaatatacaattataaaagaaaaatggaatatttttgcaaaatagaaATTAGTAACAGTTAAAAGGTAATGTTATTAAATCattaaataatctttatttGTACAGATCCTCATCTTCGTGACAGCGATAGTGGGAGCTCTCGCTGCGCCCCAGTTGAATCCAAATGAAATCACTATAGTAAAGCAGGAGGAGCAAAACAATATTGGAGTAGGTGGATATCACTTTAGTTACGAACAGAGCGATGGCCAAAAGAGGGAAGAAACTGCGGAATTGAAAAACGAAGGTACTGACGATGAATCCCTTGATGTTACCGGTAGCTTCTCCTTCACAGCACCAGATGGTCACACTTATAGGTAAATATTCACAAAATTTACtgcatttaattataattaaatacttatacaaaatttgatatgtattttaatcgtttctatcaataataatgaaacataaagtatgaatttactatataaataataaaaaaggtaATATACATAGTCTTAAACAATATGAAAGGATTTCAaatgttttcaattttaaatggttTGAGGACATGTATGTGCGTCCTGGATCCTcttgcataataatttaacaactaacgatattaataacatGCTAAGTTATAAGCTACAGATTTTAGACTTCTGTTttgtaatttcgtaatttatcgTCAAATGTTACAATCAGAAAAATTACACCTTTCCGTtctaatagtaataaaaaatatatcaagaacataattatttgattaaaGGGTTGATTACACCGCTGACAAGGATGGATTCCACCCCACTATTAATCTCGTTTCGAAATAGGAAAACCTAAGAACTGAAGTTCCGCGCTATCCTTATCTAGGGCTTTCCGATCATC
This Bombus pascuorum chromosome 1, iyBomPasc1.1, whole genome shotgun sequence DNA region includes the following protein-coding sequences:
- the LOC132906342 gene encoding flexible cuticle protein 12-like, coding for MKTILIFVTAIVGALAAPQLNPNEITIVKQEEQNNIGVGGYHFSYEQSDGQKREETAELKNEGTDDESLDVTGSFSFTAPDGHTYRVDYTADKDGFHPTINLVSK